A genomic segment from Blastococcus sp. PRF04-17 encodes:
- the aceE gene encoding pyruvate dehydrogenase (acetyl-transferring), homodimeric type yields MSAPQQKDGDPVQESGAPRAVITDGLPSQLPDIDPDETQEWIDSLDAVVEHAGRDRARYLMLRLLERSRERQVGVPALRSTDYINTIPPTREPWFPGDEHVERRIRAYIRWNAAIMVHRAQRPGIAVGGHISSYASSASLYEVGFNHFFRGKDHPGGGDQIWFQGHASPGIYRARSSRAGSPSSRWTVSARRSATPAAGCRPTPHPRLMPEFWEFPTVSMGLGPLNAIYQARFNRYLHNRGIKDTSDQHVWAFLGDGEMDEPESLGVIGLAAREELDNLTFVVNCNLQRLDGPVRGNGKVIQELESFFRGAGWNVVKVIWGREWDPLLAADRDGALVNLMNQTPDGDYQTYKAEDGAFVREHFFGRDPRTRKMVESMSDKEIWNLSRGGHDYRKVYAAFKAAVEHKGQPTVILAKTIKGWTLGSHFEGRNSTHQMKKLTAEDLAMFRDRLYLDIPDEALDKTLPPYYKPDPDSDEMQYMLERRRQLGGAVPRRRAEFKTLKSPDDKALDVLRRGSGKQEVATTMAFVRLLKELLKDKELGPRFVPIIPDEARTFGLDSLFSSHKIYNPAGQRYTSVDRELMLAYKESEQGVILHEGINEAGSTASFTAVGTSYSTHGEPMIPIYIFYSMFGFQRTGDGFWAAADQLTRGFILGATAGRTTLNGEGLQHEDGHSLLLAHTNPAVVSYDPAFSFEVAHITRDALVRMYGDDPGSPLGGHRSPDVMYYLTVYNEPFTQPAEPEDLDVRGLLAGMYRYAEGPQRDGPKAQLLASGVAVPWALRAQELLAQDWNVSADVWSVTSWGELRRQADAVAEHNLLHPEEEPQVPYVTSRLQDAAGPVVAVSDWMRSVPDLIAPYAPHGMTSLGTDGFGLSDTRPALRRHFHVDAESIVVRTLASLADWGHVDRDLARQAVEKYQVRDVQAAPADERSDPSPAT; encoded by the coding sequence ATGAGCGCACCGCAGCAGAAGGACGGCGATCCCGTCCAGGAGTCCGGCGCCCCCCGCGCGGTCATCACCGACGGGCTGCCCAGCCAGCTCCCCGACATCGATCCCGACGAGACGCAGGAGTGGATCGACTCCCTCGACGCCGTGGTCGAGCACGCCGGTCGGGACCGCGCGCGGTACCTGATGCTCCGGCTGCTCGAACGGAGCCGGGAGCGCCAGGTCGGCGTCCCCGCCCTGCGCAGCACCGACTACATCAACACCATCCCGCCGACACGGGAGCCGTGGTTCCCCGGCGACGAGCACGTCGAGCGCCGCATCCGCGCCTACATCCGCTGGAACGCCGCGATCATGGTGCACCGCGCGCAGCGGCCCGGCATCGCCGTGGGCGGCCACATCTCCTCCTACGCGTCGTCGGCGTCCCTGTACGAGGTCGGCTTCAACCACTTCTTCCGCGGCAAGGACCACCCCGGCGGCGGTGACCAGATCTGGTTCCAGGGGCACGCCTCCCCCGGCATCTACCGCGCGCGTTCCTCGAGGGCCGGCTCACCGAGCAGCAGATGGACGGTTTCCGCCAGGAGGTCAGCCACCCCGGCGGCGGGCTGTCGTCCTACCCCCCACCCCCGGCTGATGCCGGAGTTCTGGGAGTTCCCCACCGTCTCGATGGGGCTCGGTCCGCTCAACGCCATCTACCAGGCGCGGTTCAACCGCTACCTGCACAACCGCGGCATCAAGGACACCTCCGACCAGCACGTCTGGGCCTTCCTCGGCGACGGCGAGATGGACGAGCCGGAATCCCTCGGCGTCATCGGTCTGGCCGCCCGCGAGGAGCTGGACAACCTCACGTTCGTCGTCAACTGCAACCTGCAGCGGCTCGACGGACCGGTCCGCGGCAACGGCAAGGTCATCCAGGAGCTGGAGTCGTTCTTCCGCGGCGCCGGCTGGAACGTCGTCAAGGTCATCTGGGGCCGGGAGTGGGACCCGCTGCTGGCCGCCGACCGCGACGGCGCCCTGGTCAACCTCATGAACCAGACGCCCGACGGCGACTACCAGACCTACAAGGCCGAGGACGGCGCGTTCGTCCGCGAGCACTTCTTCGGGCGCGATCCGCGCACCCGCAAGATGGTCGAGAGCATGTCCGACAAGGAGATCTGGAATCTCTCCCGCGGCGGGCACGACTACCGCAAGGTCTACGCGGCGTTCAAGGCGGCCGTGGAGCACAAGGGCCAGCCGACGGTGATCCTCGCCAAGACCATCAAGGGCTGGACCCTGGGCAGCCACTTCGAGGGCCGCAACTCGACCCACCAGATGAAGAAGCTGACCGCCGAGGACCTCGCGATGTTCCGCGACCGGCTGTACCTCGACATCCCCGACGAGGCCCTCGACAAGACGCTGCCGCCCTACTACAAGCCCGACCCCGACTCCGACGAGATGCAGTACATGCTCGAGCGGCGGCGGCAGCTCGGCGGCGCGGTCCCGCGGCGGCGGGCGGAGTTCAAGACCCTGAAGTCGCCCGACGACAAGGCGCTCGATGTCCTGCGGCGCGGCTCGGGCAAGCAGGAGGTGGCGACGACGATGGCGTTCGTCCGCCTGCTGAAGGAGCTGCTCAAGGACAAGGAGCTCGGCCCGCGGTTCGTGCCGATCATCCCCGACGAGGCCCGCACCTTCGGCCTGGACTCCCTGTTCTCGTCGCACAAGATCTACAACCCCGCCGGCCAGCGCTACACGTCGGTCGACCGCGAGCTGATGCTGGCCTACAAGGAGTCCGAGCAGGGCGTGATCCTGCACGAGGGCATCAACGAGGCCGGGTCCACGGCCTCGTTCACCGCCGTCGGCACCTCGTACTCGACGCACGGCGAGCCGATGATCCCGATCTACATCTTCTACTCGATGTTCGGGTTCCAGCGCACCGGTGACGGGTTCTGGGCCGCCGCCGACCAGCTGACCCGCGGGTTCATCCTGGGGGCCACCGCCGGGCGGACGACGCTCAACGGGGAAGGGCTCCAGCACGAGGACGGGCACTCGCTGCTGCTGGCCCACACGAACCCCGCGGTGGTCTCCTACGACCCGGCGTTCTCCTTCGAGGTCGCGCACATCACCCGCGACGCCCTGGTGCGCATGTACGGCGACGACCCCGGCTCCCCGCTGGGTGGCCACCGCTCGCCGGACGTCATGTACTACCTGACGGTCTACAACGAGCCGTTCACCCAGCCGGCCGAGCCCGAGGACCTCGACGTGCGAGGGTTGCTGGCGGGCATGTACCGCTACGCCGAGGGCCCGCAGCGCGACGGGCCGAAGGCCCAGCTGCTCGCCTCGGGCGTCGCGGTGCCGTGGGCGCTGCGCGCGCAGGAGCTGCTGGCGCAGGACTGGAACGTGTCGGCCGACGTGTGGTCGGTGACCTCGTGGGGCGAGCTGCGCCGGCAGGCCGACGCGGTGGCCGAGCACAACCTCCTGCACCCCGAGGAGGAGCCGCAGGTCCCCTACGTCACGTCGCGGCTGCAGGACGCGGCGGGCCCGGTCGTGGCCGTGTCGGACTGGATGCGCTCGGTGCCGGACCTGATCGCGCCGTACGCGCCGCACGGCATGACGTCGCTGGGTACCGACGGGTTCGGGCTCTCCGACACCCGTCCGGCGCTGCGCCGTCACTTCCACGTGGACGCCGAGTCGATCGTCGTCCGGACGCTGGCGTCGCTGGCCGACTGGGGCCACGTCGACCGTGACCTGGCCCGTCAGGCGGTGGAGAAGTACCAGGTCCGCGACGTCCAGGCCGCGCCCGCGGACGAGCGGAGCGACCCCAGCCCCGCCACCTGA
- a CDS encoding DUF6131 family protein encodes MIVLGLVLLLLGLLLEVSILWTIGLVLLVVGAVLYLMGSMGRAVGGRRHYW; translated from the coding sequence GTGATCGTTCTCGGTCTGGTGCTGTTGCTGCTCGGCCTGCTGCTGGAGGTGTCGATCCTCTGGACGATCGGCCTGGTGCTCCTCGTCGTCGGCGCGGTGCTCTACCTGATGGGCTCGATGGGCCGTGCCGTCGGCGGACGTCGCCATTACTGGTGA
- a CDS encoding esterase/lipase family protein → MALRQGDGPTLPLYLSEPGRAVADYGLYLAARPLIPRLPRGDGHPVLVLPGLLADDVSTRALRAVLRKLGYDTHGWGLGRNIGPTAACVTGMRDLVGHLSDKHGKPVTIVGWSLGGIFARDLARRTPDSVRQVVTLGSPFRLARHSQSRATKVFDRFSHLHVEHRTLPLESEATPLPVPSSSIYSHFDGIVHWQTCLDTPGERCENIAVMASHLGLGHHPASIWAIADRLAQPEGTWKPFKAPLFLRPAFPKPASPTPCDPVATTSAA, encoded by the coding sequence GTGGCACTACGGCAGGGCGACGGTCCCACACTCCCGCTCTACCTGAGCGAGCCGGGGCGCGCGGTGGCCGACTACGGCCTCTACCTCGCCGCCCGCCCGCTGATCCCCAGGCTCCCCCGTGGCGACGGCCACCCGGTGCTCGTCCTGCCCGGTCTGCTGGCCGACGACGTGTCGACCCGCGCCCTGCGCGCGGTGCTGCGCAAGCTGGGCTACGACACCCACGGCTGGGGCCTCGGCCGCAACATCGGCCCGACGGCCGCCTGCGTGACGGGCATGCGCGATCTGGTCGGCCACCTCTCCGACAAGCACGGCAAGCCGGTCACCATCGTCGGCTGGAGCCTCGGCGGCATCTTCGCCCGCGACCTGGCCCGCCGGACCCCTGACTCCGTACGCCAGGTGGTCACCCTCGGCAGCCCCTTCCGGCTGGCCCGGCACAGCCAGAGCCGCGCGACCAAGGTCTTCGACCGCTTCTCGCACCTGCACGTCGAGCACCGCACGCTGCCACTGGAGTCCGAGGCGACGCCGCTGCCGGTGCCCTCGTCGTCCATCTACTCCCACTTCGACGGCATCGTGCACTGGCAGACCTGCCTGGACACCCCGGGTGAGCGCTGCGAGAACATCGCCGTGATGGCCAGCCACCTCGGTCTGGGCCACCACCCCGCCTCGATCTGGGCGATCGCCGACCGACTGGCCCAGCCCGAGGGCACCTGGAAGCCGTTCAAGGCACCGCTGTTCCTGCGCCCGGCGTTCCCGAAGCCGGCCTCGCCGACCCCCTGCGACCCGGTCGCGACGACGTCCGCCGCCTGA
- a CDS encoding alpha/beta fold hydrolase, giving the protein MTEAEPTTFGESRTVDLGGPVHYVDFGGVDVDGPDGAPTIVLVHGLGGSHLNWDLLAPLLRPHARVLALDLPGFGRSEAGDRRTTVQENVGVLDRFLTDVVGTPVVLVGNSMGGMISILEAARSPQKVSGLVLLDPAVPGPRRKLDPLVALTFAVYAMPIVGERFMWLRRRRATPLRQVHDMLRLCGVDPEQLPSAVIDRSVELVEHRLTVTGVEKSFMAATRSLLRLLLDPRAYREAMASIGVPVLLVQGDQDRLVSVHAGREIAARHPEWRYVELAGAGHVPQLQMPERVATEVLDWIAAAELSRS; this is encoded by the coding sequence ATGACCGAGGCGGAACCGACGACGTTCGGCGAGAGCCGGACGGTGGACCTCGGCGGGCCGGTGCACTACGTCGACTTCGGAGGTGTCGACGTCGACGGCCCGGACGGCGCTCCGACGATCGTCCTCGTCCACGGGCTGGGCGGCTCGCACCTCAACTGGGACCTGCTCGCCCCGCTGCTGCGGCCGCACGCCCGCGTCCTGGCGCTCGACCTGCCGGGTTTCGGGCGCAGCGAGGCCGGTGACCGCCGGACGACGGTGCAGGAGAACGTCGGCGTGCTCGACCGGTTCCTCACCGACGTCGTGGGGACGCCGGTGGTCCTGGTCGGCAACTCGATGGGCGGGATGATCTCGATCCTCGAGGCCGCCCGGTCACCGCAGAAGGTCAGCGGTCTGGTCCTGCTCGACCCGGCCGTCCCCGGGCCGCGACGCAAGCTCGACCCGCTGGTGGCGCTGACCTTCGCCGTCTACGCGATGCCGATCGTCGGTGAGCGCTTCATGTGGCTGCGCCGCCGGCGCGCGACGCCGCTGCGCCAGGTGCACGACATGCTGCGGTTGTGCGGCGTCGACCCCGAGCAGCTGCCCAGCGCGGTCATCGACCGCTCGGTCGAGCTCGTCGAGCACCGCCTGACGGTCACCGGGGTGGAGAAGTCGTTCATGGCGGCGACCCGGTCGCTGCTCCGGCTCCTGCTGGACCCCCGCGCCTACCGCGAGGCGATGGCGTCCATCGGCGTCCCGGTGCTGCTCGTGCAGGGCGACCAGGACCGGCTCGTGTCGGTGCACGCCGGGCGCGAGATCGCCGCCCGGCACCCCGAGTGGCGCTACGTCGAGCTGGCCGGGGCCGGGCACGTACCACAGCTCCAGATGCCCGAGCGCGTGGCGACCGAGGTGCTCGACTGGATCGCGGCCGCGGAGCTCAGCCGCTCCTGA
- a CDS encoding peroxiredoxin → MSLSVGDSAPEFSLPDQDKQVVSLAELRGTPVLLVFYPFAFSGLCTGELCQLRDELADYTDAGVQVLAISTDPVFSLKAFREKEGFEFPLLSDFWPHGATAQAYGAFNDKAGMALRATFLVDADGTVAFAEVNSPGDVREQTGWKKAVAALAA, encoded by the coding sequence ATGAGCCTCTCCGTCGGCGACAGCGCGCCAGAGTTCAGCCTCCCCGACCAGGACAAGCAGGTCGTCTCCCTCGCGGAGCTGCGGGGCACCCCCGTCCTGCTGGTCTTCTACCCGTTCGCCTTCTCGGGCCTGTGCACCGGCGAGCTGTGCCAGCTGCGCGACGAGCTGGCCGACTACACCGACGCCGGCGTCCAGGTGCTGGCCATCAGCACCGACCCGGTGTTCAGCCTCAAGGCCTTCCGCGAGAAGGAGGGCTTCGAGTTCCCTCTGCTCTCGGACTTCTGGCCGCACGGGGCGACCGCGCAGGCCTACGGCGCCTTCAACGACAAGGCCGGCATGGCGCTGCGGGCGACCTTCCTCGTCGACGCCGACGGCACGGTCGCCTTCGCCGAGGTCAACTCGCCCGGTGACGTGCGCGAGCAGACCGGCTGGAAGAAGGCAGTCGCGGCCCTGGCGGCCTGA
- a CDS encoding DUF3052 domain-containing protein, translating to MSVDSAGMAARLGIKPGMVVQELGWDEDADEDLRDAIIEVSGGEMVDEDTDEVADVVILWWREDDGDLFDALTDAITSLADDGVVWLLVPKSGRPGHVEPGDVTEVAPTAGLSQTSSISAAKDWSGIRLVTPKAARSRR from the coding sequence ATGAGCGTCGACAGCGCCGGCATGGCGGCCCGGCTGGGCATCAAGCCGGGCATGGTCGTGCAGGAGCTCGGCTGGGACGAGGACGCCGACGAGGACCTGCGCGACGCCATCATCGAGGTGTCCGGCGGCGAGATGGTCGACGAGGACACCGACGAGGTGGCCGACGTCGTCATCCTCTGGTGGCGTGAGGACGACGGGGACCTGTTCGACGCCCTGACCGACGCGATCACCTCGCTGGCCGACGACGGCGTCGTCTGGCTCCTGGTGCCGAAGTCCGGTCGACCCGGGCACGTCGAGCCGGGCGACGTCACCGAGGTGGCGCCGACCGCGGGGCTGTCGCAGACCAGCAGCATCTCGGCGGCCAAGGACTGGTCGGGCATCCGGCTGGTGACCCCGAAGGCGGCCCGCTCCCGCCGCTGA
- a CDS encoding FAD-dependent oxidoreductase: MPPAEGGPLRGSSAVTVVGGGVLGLTCALELARAGHRVQVLSADPVQDTTSAVAAALWFPYRAAPVDAVLRWGAASLAVFTELSADPSSGVVLRPGTVVHRTPEPDLWWAAGIPGLRPATADELPPGAPAGTRCTLPVVEMGRYLPWLLAACSAAGVDVAAARVTRLVDLPGDVVVVAAGLASGVLLGDDTCVPVQGQVVRLADPGLEDWLLDEDNPAGLTYVVPRGTDVIVGGTAVEGANGAEPDPRVEAAVLERACALVPALRDAPVLSRAVGLRPGRPTVRLDRTVVDGRPVVACYGHGGAGVTLSWGCAADVAALVSSP; the protein is encoded by the coding sequence GTGCCCCCAGCAGAGGGCGGGCCCCTGCGGGGGTCGTCAGCGGTCACCGTGGTGGGGGGCGGCGTCCTCGGGCTGACCTGCGCGCTGGAGCTGGCCCGTGCCGGGCACCGGGTGCAGGTCCTCTCCGCCGACCCGGTGCAGGACACGACGTCGGCGGTGGCGGCCGCCCTCTGGTTCCCCTACCGGGCCGCACCGGTGGACGCCGTGCTCCGGTGGGGTGCCGCGTCGCTCGCGGTGTTCACCGAGCTGTCGGCCGACCCGTCGTCCGGTGTGGTCCTGCGGCCGGGGACCGTGGTGCACCGCACGCCGGAACCGGATCTCTGGTGGGCTGCCGGCATCCCGGGGCTCCGGCCGGCGACGGCCGACGAGCTGCCTCCGGGAGCACCCGCCGGTACGCGCTGCACCCTGCCCGTGGTCGAGATGGGGCGCTACCTGCCATGGCTGCTGGCCGCGTGCTCCGCGGCCGGCGTGGACGTCGCGGCCGCCCGCGTGACCCGCCTGGTGGACCTCCCCGGCGACGTGGTCGTCGTGGCCGCCGGGCTGGCTTCGGGCGTGCTGCTGGGCGACGACACCTGCGTGCCCGTGCAGGGGCAGGTGGTCCGGCTCGCCGACCCGGGCCTCGAGGACTGGCTGCTCGACGAGGACAACCCGGCCGGCCTGACCTACGTGGTGCCCCGCGGCACCGACGTCATCGTCGGCGGCACCGCGGTCGAGGGCGCGAATGGTGCCGAGCCCGACCCGAGGGTCGAGGCGGCCGTGCTCGAGCGCGCGTGCGCGCTGGTGCCCGCGCTCCGCGACGCCCCGGTGCTCTCGCGCGCCGTCGGCCTGCGGCCGGGACGGCCGACGGTCCGGCTCGACCGCACGGTCGTCGACGGCCGCCCGGTGGTTGCCTGCTACGGGCACGGCGGCGCA